The following proteins are encoded in a genomic region of Chlorogloeopsis sp. ULAP01:
- a CDS encoding aldehyde dehydrogenase family protein codes for MVTASRPEQQVKIGPTKLLINNEWVESVSSKRFETINPATGEVICDVAEADAPDVDKAVAAARRAFSSGEWRQMSASRRGELLYKLADLIEHNLDELARLETLDNGKPLHNSRGDIELVIACYRYFAGWADKVHGKTIPINGPYFCYTRHEPVGVVGQIIPWNFPLLMQAWKLAPALATGNTVVMKTAEQTPLSALRIGELMIEAGFPPGVVNILSGYGPTAGAAIAHHMDIDKVAFTGSTEVGHLIMEAAAKSNLKRVTLELGGKSPNIVFADADLDKAIEGAHDALFFNQGQCCVAGSRLFVEEKCYDEFVAKSVERAKNRVVGDPFDPKTEQGPQVDKDQFDKVMGYIEVGMREGAQMLCGGNRVGERGFFIEPTVFTDVSDEMKIAQEEIFGPVMSIIKFKDVDEVIQRANTTMYGLAAGVWTKDITKAHAIANNVRAGTVWVNCFDVFDAAAPFGGFKQSGIGRELGEYGLQQYTEVKTVTIKL; via the coding sequence ATGGTTACAGCGAGTAGACCAGAACAACAGGTAAAAATAGGTCCCACAAAGCTGCTGATTAATAATGAATGGGTGGAAAGTGTCAGCAGTAAAAGGTTTGAAACTATTAACCCTGCTACAGGCGAAGTAATTTGCGATGTAGCCGAAGCAGATGCTCCAGATGTGGATAAAGCAGTCGCAGCAGCTCGCAGAGCTTTCAGTAGTGGCGAATGGCGTCAGATGTCGGCTAGTCGTCGGGGTGAGTTGCTATACAAACTGGCGGATTTAATTGAGCACAATCTCGATGAATTAGCACGGTTGGAAACCCTAGACAACGGTAAACCCCTGCATAATTCCCGTGGCGACATTGAACTAGTTATTGCTTGCTATCGTTACTTTGCGGGTTGGGCTGACAAGGTACACGGCAAGACTATTCCTATTAATGGCCCGTACTTCTGCTATACGCGCCATGAGCCAGTGGGTGTTGTCGGTCAAATTATTCCTTGGAACTTCCCGCTACTGATGCAAGCCTGGAAATTAGCACCAGCATTGGCAACAGGTAATACAGTAGTGATGAAAACAGCCGAACAGACGCCACTATCGGCACTGCGGATCGGCGAGTTGATGATTGAGGCTGGATTTCCTCCCGGTGTAGTCAACATTCTTTCCGGTTATGGGCCGACTGCTGGAGCTGCGATCGCCCACCACATGGATATTGACAAAGTGGCGTTTACCGGCTCTACCGAAGTTGGGCATTTGATTATGGAAGCTGCTGCCAAGAGTAACCTCAAGCGCGTGACTCTCGAACTCGGTGGCAAGAGTCCCAACATTGTCTTTGCCGATGCCGATCTGGACAAAGCCATTGAAGGTGCTCACGATGCTCTATTCTTCAACCAAGGACAGTGCTGTGTTGCTGGTTCGCGGCTATTCGTCGAAGAAAAATGCTATGACGAGTTCGTTGCCAAGAGTGTAGAACGTGCTAAAAATCGCGTTGTCGGCGATCCTTTCGATCCTAAAACCGAACAAGGGCCGCAGGTAGATAAAGATCAGTTCGACAAGGTAATGGGCTACATCGAGGTGGGAATGCGCGAAGGTGCGCAGATGTTATGTGGTGGTAACCGAGTTGGCGAGCGCGGTTTCTTTATTGAACCAACTGTATTTACTGATGTTAGCGACGAGATGAAGATTGCCCAAGAGGAAATCTTCGGCCCTGTAATGAGTATCATTAAGTTCAAAGACGTTGATGAAGTCATTCAACGGGCAAATACTACCATGTACGGTCTTGCCGCAGGTGTATGGACAAAGGATATTACCAAGGCACACGCGATCGCTAACAACGTCCGCGCCGGTACTGTCTGGGTAAACTGCTTCGATGTATTTGATGCTGCTGCACCCTTCGGTGGATTCAAGCAATCAGGCATAGGCCGTGAATTGGGCGAGTATGGCTTGCAGCAATATACAGAAGTTAAGACTGTCACAATTAAATTGTGA
- a CDS encoding zinc metalloprotease HtpX has product MSLQSGLEAFKKGNYQQAVELLEQFCRNSGDRNSPDYLSAQMWLMKAYQGIGETEKAKILCQKLMMSENPEVRSWAEQAYQSFGKPPATQSSAIQKASRAATTGVKLTMGGVGGSLALASGVTMTLLFGMVLVLGLSLVFIFGSEDPLSGLAIAISITLIFNVAAFFLSPFLMDLTQSWLYQTRWVDLTEVENLSPETAKVIRQVCQQKNLKSPRLGIINDQNPTAFTYGSLPNSARLVVSQGLFTYLDDDEIATVYAHELGHIVHWDFAVMTVAATLVQICYLVYSTARRLGRGGGDNKIKDAMQTAALVAYIFYIVGTYLVLYLSRTREYFADHFAAETTGNPNGLSRALVKIAYGILEEGSRAQEPSRLIEGTRALGIYDPKAAASTGTAYRIASDTQKIGRVFLWDMFNPWGWWMELNSTHPLTGKRVRALSTYAEQLGLPSEFDMGRVIGEGKSLNKSKLYGNFFLDVVLYGAETIGFFAGLLMGTILWSSSRNAGFIIGAPLIGLGLGILIKALVMFPNYKQAPTTDILTLMSDPYASPLRGQPAKLEGQLIGRGDAGNKFGSDLKIQDRSGMLYLHYASRFGPLGNFLFGMKRVQSLIGEQVGAVGWFRRGVAPWMDLIQLQSQGGTIVNSYHRFWSFILGGGLITLGLFMSMFLSR; this is encoded by the coding sequence ATGTCATTGCAATCTGGATTAGAAGCCTTCAAAAAAGGAAACTATCAACAAGCCGTTGAATTGTTGGAGCAGTTCTGCCGCAATAGTGGCGATCGCAATTCCCCAGACTATCTTTCCGCGCAGATGTGGTTGATGAAAGCCTATCAAGGTATTGGTGAAACCGAAAAAGCCAAGATTCTGTGTCAAAAGTTAATGATGAGCGAAAACCCAGAGGTTCGCAGTTGGGCAGAACAAGCCTACCAATCCTTTGGTAAACCTCCAGCAACCCAATCTAGTGCGATCCAAAAAGCTAGTCGTGCAGCCACTACTGGTGTGAAATTAACAATGGGAGGTGTAGGTGGGAGTTTGGCATTAGCTTCTGGCGTTACTATGACCTTGCTGTTTGGCATGGTATTAGTTTTAGGTTTGAGCTTAGTATTTATTTTTGGTAGTGAAGATCCACTCAGTGGGTTAGCGATCGCCATTAGTATCACCCTCATTTTCAATGTCGCAGCTTTTTTCCTGTCTCCATTCTTAATGGACTTAACCCAAAGCTGGCTCTACCAAACTCGTTGGGTAGATTTGACAGAAGTTGAAAATCTAAGTCCAGAGACAGCTAAAGTTATTCGTCAAGTTTGTCAGCAAAAAAATTTAAAATCACCCCGTTTGGGAATTATTAACGACCAAAACCCCACAGCCTTTACCTATGGCTCATTACCAAATAGCGCCCGCTTAGTAGTCAGTCAGGGACTTTTCACTTATTTAGATGATGATGAAATTGCTACCGTCTACGCCCATGAATTAGGACATATCGTCCATTGGGACTTTGCAGTGATGACAGTAGCTGCCACTTTAGTACAAATTTGCTACCTAGTTTACAGCACAGCCAGAAGGTTAGGACGTGGCGGTGGGGACAACAAAATCAAAGATGCAATGCAAACTGCTGCCTTAGTAGCCTACATTTTTTATATCGTTGGTACTTACCTAGTGTTGTACCTCTCCCGCACAAGAGAATACTTTGCCGATCACTTTGCAGCAGAAACTACAGGTAATCCCAATGGATTATCCCGCGCCCTAGTGAAGATTGCCTACGGAATTTTAGAAGAAGGTTCACGCGCACAAGAACCCAGTCGTTTGATTGAAGGTACTCGCGCTTTGGGTATCTACGATCCGAAAGCCGCTGCTTCTACAGGAACCGCTTACCGCATCGCATCTGATACACAAAAAATTGGTCGTGTCTTTTTGTGGGATATGTTTAACCCGTGGGGCTGGTGGATGGAATTAAATTCTACTCATCCCCTTACTGGTAAGCGTGTCCGCGCTCTCAGTACCTATGCCGAACAGCTGGGCTTACCGAGTGAGTTTGATATGGGACGAGTGATTGGCGAAGGCAAAAGTCTCAACAAGAGTAAGCTTTATGGTAATTTCTTTTTAGACGTTGTACTTTACGGTGCCGAAACTATTGGTTTTTTCGCTGGCTTATTGATGGGTACGATCCTGTGGTCAAGTTCTCGAAATGCTGGTTTTATAATCGGCGCACCATTGATTGGCTTAGGTTTAGGAATTCTCATCAAAGCCTTGGTAATGTTTCCCAACTACAAACAAGCACCAACAACTGACATTCTCACTCTAATGTCAGATCCTTATGCTAGTCCTTTGCGGGGACAACCTGCAAAATTGGAAGGTCAACTTATTGGTCGTGGAGATGCAGGTAACAAATTTGGTTCCGATCTCAAAATTCAAGATCGCAGTGGAATGCTTTATCTGCATTACGCCTCACGCTTTGGCCCTTTAGGCAATTTTCTGTTTGGCATGAAACGAGTACAAAGCCTTATTGGCGAGCAGGTTGGGGCTGTAGGATGGTTCCGGCGAGGTGTTGCCCCTTGGATGGATTTGATTCAACTCCAAAGTCAAGGTGGCACTATTGTCAACAGCTATCATCGCTTTTGGTCATTTATCCTGGGTGGTGGATTAATTACCCTGGGACTTTTCATGAGTATGTTTTTAAGCAGATAG
- a CDS encoding class I SAM-dependent methyltransferase — protein MSDQVAIHMEKAGPNFYDDEAVFATYMQHRQRSDTPNETLEKPVVMDLIGLMTDKRILDLGCGDAVIGRELLHQGAASYVGVEGSHKMAAVARQTLADTSGQIIAQRIEDWTYPHAAFDLAIARLSLHYVAELAPVFTKVFHTLAPSGRFIFSVEHPVITSCDRGWKSGTFRQDWIIDNYFTTGLRVTNWLGGTVQKYHRTVEDYFHLLQEAGFIIADLREAHPQREHFHDVQTFERRKRIPLFLILAAHKPG, from the coding sequence TTGAGTGATCAAGTAGCAATTCACATGGAGAAGGCAGGCCCAAATTTTTATGACGATGAAGCGGTTTTTGCAACCTATATGCAACATCGTCAACGCTCAGATACACCCAATGAAACGCTTGAAAAGCCAGTAGTGATGGATCTGATTGGACTCATGACTGACAAACGTATCCTTGATCTTGGCTGTGGTGATGCAGTAATTGGGCGTGAACTCCTCCACCAGGGCGCGGCGAGCTATGTTGGCGTCGAAGGCTCGCACAAAATGGCGGCTGTTGCACGCCAAACTCTTGCTGACACCTCTGGACAAATCATTGCGCAGAGGATTGAGGATTGGACGTATCCACACGCAGCGTTTGATTTGGCGATCGCACGACTTTCCCTACATTATGTCGCCGAGCTCGCGCCAGTTTTTACCAAAGTCTTTCATACACTCGCCCCGTCGGGACGGTTTATTTTTTCAGTCGAACATCCCGTGATTACATCGTGCGATCGCGGCTGGAAATCTGGCACGTTCCGCCAAGATTGGATCATCGATAACTATTTCACAACTGGATTGCGAGTCACAAATTGGCTTGGTGGCACAGTGCAAAAATATCACCGCACAGTCGAAGACTATTTTCACCTCCTCCAAGAAGCCGGATTTATAATTGCAGATCTGCGTGAAGCGCATCCCCAACGCGAACACTTTCACGACGTGCAAACTTTCGAGCGGCGAAAGCGTATTCCGCTATTTTTGATTCTCGCAGCACACAAACCTGGGTAA
- a CDS encoding glutamate-5-semialdehyde dehydrogenase — translation MTISGDNSSNLIAIAKKTRQAALKLAVLSTEAKNQAIEAIAQALESAKEEILQANLADCQIATKEGIAKPLYKRLQLDEHKLRDAIAGVRDVGKLPDPVGAVQIHRELDTGLILKRITCPLGVLGIIFEARPEAAIQIVSLAIKSGNGVILKGGKEAIRSCEAIVKAIKQGLSPTAVNPDAVQLLTTREETLELLKLDKYVDLIIPRGSNSFVRFVQENTRIPVLGHADGICHLYIDKAANIDKAIAITVDAKIQYPAACNAIETLLVHADIAPNILPTIAEYLQAQNVELKGDERTRKILNNIPVATEEDWETEYSDLILSIKIVDSLEEAIAHINDYGSKHTDAIVTEHREAAETFLALVNAAGVYHNCSTRFADGFRYGFGAEVGISTQQMPPRGPVGLEGLVTYKYQVTGDGHIVAHYTGADAKSFTHRDLI, via the coding sequence ATGACTATTTCTGGGGATAATTCATCGAACTTAATTGCAATAGCGAAAAAAACTCGCCAGGCGGCACTCAAGCTAGCAGTTCTCTCAACGGAGGCAAAAAATCAAGCTATTGAAGCGATCGCCCAAGCTTTAGAATCTGCGAAAGAGGAAATTTTGCAAGCGAATCTTGCTGATTGCCAGATAGCGACAAAAGAAGGAATTGCCAAACCACTTTATAAGCGCTTGCAGTTGGATGAACATAAGCTAAGAGATGCGATCGCTGGGGTGAGAGATGTCGGCAAGCTTCCCGATCCAGTTGGTGCTGTGCAAATTCACCGCGAGTTGGATACAGGCTTAATTCTCAAGCGGATCACTTGTCCGTTGGGAGTTTTGGGGATTATTTTTGAAGCACGCCCGGAAGCAGCAATTCAAATTGTTTCTTTGGCTATCAAGTCAGGCAACGGCGTTATCCTCAAAGGTGGCAAAGAAGCTATTCGCTCTTGTGAAGCGATAGTTAAGGCAATTAAGCAAGGATTATCTCCAACTGCGGTTAATCCTGACGCGGTACAATTACTAACCACAAGAGAAGAAACTCTAGAACTTTTGAAATTAGATAAATATGTAGATTTAATTATTCCTAGAGGTTCTAATTCTTTTGTCAGATTTGTGCAAGAAAATACTCGCATTCCTGTTCTTGGACACGCTGATGGTATTTGTCATCTTTATATAGATAAGGCTGCCAATATTGATAAAGCAATTGCCATTACTGTTGATGCAAAAATTCAATATCCTGCTGCTTGTAATGCTATTGAAACCTTGTTAGTTCATGCCGATATTGCTCCAAACATCTTGCCAACAATTGCTGAGTATTTGCAAGCACAAAATGTAGAATTAAAAGGGGACGAACGTACACGCAAGATTTTAAATAATATCCCAGTGGCAACAGAAGAAGATTGGGAAACTGAGTACAGCGATTTGATTTTGTCAATTAAAATTGTCGATTCTTTAGAGGAAGCGATCGCCCATATTAACGATTACGGCTCTAAGCATACCGATGCAATTGTTACTGAACATAGGGAAGCAGCAGAAACTTTTTTGGCACTAGTGAATGCAGCAGGAGTTTATCACAACTGTTCTACTCGCTTTGCTGACGGTTTCCGCTATGGTTTTGGTGCCGAAGTTGGAATTAGCACTCAACAAATGCCTCCTCGCGGGCCTGTTGGTTTAGAAGGTTTAGTAACATATAAGTATCAGGTAACTGGGGATGGGCATATTGTCGCTCATTACACGGGTGCAGATGCTAAATCTTTTACTCATAGGGATTTAATCTAA
- a CDS encoding ubiquinol-cytochrome c reductase iron-sulfur subunit has protein sequence MNRREFISWVGVGSAASSLPGMITACSQTNSQQSTTPVRADGFQEVGTVAELDKNGQILNEKLAAGKVLVIRDPKDTSKLAALNPTCTHRGCTVSWNKDQSSFVCPCHGSKFNSDGKVVNGPADKPLPTYTAKLEGDTVLVKAG, from the coding sequence ATGAATCGTCGTGAATTTATCAGTTGGGTAGGTGTGGGGAGTGCAGCTAGTTCTCTACCTGGAATGATTACTGCCTGTTCACAAACTAATTCTCAGCAATCTACAACTCCTGTCCGTGCTGATGGTTTTCAAGAAGTTGGCACAGTAGCAGAGTTAGACAAAAACGGTCAAATTCTGAATGAAAAATTAGCTGCTGGTAAGGTATTGGTAATCCGCGATCCAAAAGACACCAGTAAATTGGCTGCCTTAAACCCCACTTGCACTCACAGAGGTTGTACGGTGTCATGGAACAAAGACCAAAGCTCTTTTGTTTGTCCTTGTCATGGTTCTAAGTTTAACAGTGATGGCAAAGTTGTAAATGGCCCGGCGGATAAACCTCTACCGACTTACACAGCAAAGTTAGAAGGTGATACGGTTTTGGTGAAAGCAGGCTAG
- a CDS encoding substrate-binding domain-containing protein produces MKLNILFGGLAILAVELAGVTGCTSNTSTQLQANIQAQQKIQISGSSSTYPALKVLADAYSAQAQNTQVTFLPPNQSEATIAGVKEGILEIGSISKVLKPEENDGSIQYKEAAKDALLVATHPSVKGINNLTTEQLKAIYSGKIKNWKNLGGTDAKIVVLDRPEDESAKRLLRQYYLGKELKNTPDAIVLREEDDLIAAVRNTPYSIGAFSLAYAISHKLPVNRLSLNGVEPNSDNIRNGKYQMVRNIGIISKKTPKAPVQQFINFTLSEAGAEVLHKSGFVSSSQK; encoded by the coding sequence ATGAAACTAAATATCCTATTTGGGGGATTAGCAATACTTGCTGTAGAGTTAGCTGGGGTAACTGGATGTACCAGTAACACCAGTACTCAACTCCAAGCAAACATCCAAGCGCAACAAAAAATTCAGATTAGTGGTTCAAGTAGCACTTACCCTGCTTTGAAGGTGTTAGCTGATGCCTATTCTGCTCAAGCACAAAACACTCAAGTTACTTTTTTGCCACCCAATCAGTCAGAAGCCACTATTGCTGGCGTTAAAGAAGGAATATTGGAAATAGGCAGTATAAGTAAGGTATTAAAACCAGAAGAAAATGACGGTTCAATACAATATAAAGAAGCTGCTAAAGATGCTTTGTTGGTAGCAACTCATCCTAGTGTTAAAGGTATAAACAACCTCACAACAGAACAATTAAAGGCAATATACAGTGGTAAAATCAAAAATTGGAAAAATTTAGGTGGAACTGATGCCAAAATTGTTGTATTGGATCGACCAGAAGATGAATCAGCCAAACGCCTTTTACGACAATATTATCTGGGCAAAGAACTAAAAAATACACCAGATGCGATCGTACTTCGGGAAGAAGATGATTTAATTGCTGCTGTACGGAATACACCTTACAGTATCGGTGCTTTTTCTCTAGCCTACGCTATTTCTCACAAACTACCAGTTAACCGCCTCAGTCTCAATGGCGTAGAACCGAATTCAGATAATATACGTAATGGAAAATATCAAATGGTGCGCAATATTGGCATCATTTCTAAAAAGACTCCAAAAGCCCCTGTTCAACAATTTATCAACTTTACCTTAAGTGAAGCAGGAGCCGAAGTGTTACATAAATCTGGCTTTGTTTCATCTAGCCAAAAATAA
- a CDS encoding ATP-binding protein produces MIIRSAYSRLPVAAKLLVPLLSVLFGLWTVGTFSFVRSSLEASLQQETEGFSSLVLEDLKQKQELLRLQARWVADRNDVSQATISGKKPLLLQTLLPIQAALQLNFIKVVALDSSVLAELRQGAISQAQLQDEQVSRSASLGLDVSEIVSAKGNAPSLLVGLISIKSQQKVLGGLIVGTELNDDVLNKIRRNTQIHLVALQDSQVIASTLAAARNTRWQVPTPESPPQRLTIADQGYMAKTVLLTGVSGTAVKVVLLTSVKPLEQAERSLWFSLGGLCLLGGAIALIVAIWVTRWLTQRLHGLTNATQQLAAGDFSIRIKVDSKDEVGILAQGFNFMAEQLTARDQQICIQMQQLENTLQKLRQTQAQLIQSEKMSSLGQMVAGVAHEINNPTSFIYGNLIHIHEYTHNLLGLVQLYQQNYPNPVQAIQKELVAIELDFIEEDLPKLLQSMQIGCERIHQIVLSLRNFSRLDESDFKKVDIHSGIDSTLMILTNRFITRHKYQEVKIIKEYGNLPQIECYAGQINQVFKNIISNAIDALEDKEQEEKSCILNPEIHICTKVIDNDWIAIHISDNGLGMTEEVSSKIFDPFFTTKPVGKGTGLGLFISYQTVVEKHSGKIECYSKLNEGTRFIVTIPVKQGKVIDDEGMNDVIKIRV; encoded by the coding sequence GTGATAATTAGATCGGCGTATTCAAGGCTTCCTGTTGCGGCGAAACTTCTTGTACCTTTGCTTTCTGTATTATTTGGTTTATGGACAGTGGGGACATTTAGTTTTGTTAGAAGTTCTTTAGAAGCAAGTCTGCAACAAGAAACGGAAGGCTTCTCCTCTTTGGTTTTAGAAGACTTGAAGCAGAAACAAGAATTGCTACGTTTACAAGCAAGGTGGGTAGCAGATAGAAATGATGTTAGCCAAGCTACTATATCAGGCAAAAAACCTTTGCTTCTCCAAACATTACTACCCATTCAAGCAGCATTACAACTAAATTTCATTAAAGTTGTAGCTCTTGATAGCTCAGTCTTAGCTGAATTGCGGCAAGGAGCTATTAGTCAAGCTCAGTTACAAGATGAGCAAGTGAGTCGATCTGCAAGTCTAGGTTTGGATGTTTCGGAGATTGTATCTGCAAAAGGGAATGCCCCTTCATTGTTGGTGGGGCTAATCTCCATTAAGTCACAACAAAAGGTTCTCGGAGGATTGATTGTAGGTACGGAATTGAATGATGATGTACTCAACAAAATTCGTAGGAATACACAAATCCACTTAGTTGCGTTACAAGATTCCCAGGTGATTGCTTCCACTTTGGCTGCGGCTCGAAATACTCGCTGGCAAGTACCAACACCAGAATCGCCACCACAGAGACTAACTATTGCCGATCAAGGCTATATGGCAAAAACCGTGCTGCTAACTGGGGTAAGTGGCACAGCAGTGAAAGTTGTTTTGCTCACCTCAGTAAAACCTTTAGAGCAAGCAGAAAGAAGCCTATGGTTTAGTCTTGGTGGATTATGCTTACTCGGAGGAGCGATCGCTCTCATTGTCGCCATCTGGGTGACGCGTTGGCTCACCCAGCGTCTTCACGGTTTGACTAATGCTACTCAACAGTTAGCTGCTGGCGATTTCAGCATCAGAATTAAAGTTGATAGCAAAGATGAAGTTGGTATTCTCGCTCAGGGCTTTAACTTTATGGCAGAACAACTTACGGCTAGAGACCAACAAATCTGTATTCAGATGCAACAATTAGAAAATACTTTGCAAAAACTCAGGCAAACTCAAGCACAATTAATTCAGAGTGAAAAAATGTCTAGCCTTGGACAAATGGTTGCTGGTGTTGCCCATGAAATCAACAATCCCACAAGTTTTATTTATGGTAATCTTATTCACATTCATGAATACACTCATAACCTACTAGGGTTAGTGCAACTTTATCAACAAAACTACCCCAATCCCGTACAAGCAATTCAGAAGGAACTTGTTGCTATTGAGTTAGATTTCATCGAGGAAGATTTACCTAAACTTCTTCAGTCAATGCAAATCGGATGTGAGCGCATTCATCAAATTGTTTTATCTCTACGCAATTTTTCCCGCCTTGATGAATCAGATTTTAAAAAAGTAGATATCCACTCTGGTATTGATAGCACACTGATGATTCTTACTAATCGCTTCATAACTCGACATAAGTATCAAGAAGTTAAAATTATCAAGGAGTATGGAAACTTACCACAAATTGAGTGTTACGCAGGTCAAATAAATCAAGTTTTTAAGAATATTATTAGTAATGCTATTGATGCTCTGGAAGATAAAGAACAAGAGGAAAAGTCATGTATCTTGAATCCAGAAATTCACATTTGTACCAAAGTAATTGATAATGATTGGATAGCAATTCATATCAGCGACAACGGTTTAGGAATGACTGAAGAAGTTAGCTCCAAAATATTTGATCCCTTTTTTACTACAAAACCAGTAGGTAAAGGAACAGGTTTAGGTTTATTCATCAGTTATCAGACTGTTGTAGAAAAACACAGTGGCAAAATTGAGTGTTATTCAAAATTAAACGAGGGTACACGATTTATCGTCACTATTCCTGTGAAACAGGGGAAAGTTATTGATGATGAAGGCATGAATGATGTAATCAAAATTAGGGTGTAG